In a single window of the Arachis hypogaea cultivar Tifrunner chromosome 6, arahy.Tifrunner.gnm2.J5K5, whole genome shotgun sequence genome:
- the LOC112697359 gene encoding cold-responsive protein kinase 1 isoform X2, whose translation MSILSLVISLVRLPTSLIFKAVLQISYNEFSGGVPSELEKLKKLSVLSLQYNQLYGAIPASLGELDSLTRLDLSFNQFFGPIPVSLGYAPKLQILDVRNNSLSGNIPKALERLKDGFQYMNNPGLCGTGFADLSPCRAVISSDPVRPEPYEPGNLSSEVLPTTVQPKDIKPSKPSNIGLVFAVIAVTFASTIFGLFIVLWYRHQKLKIGSTANTTNKMKEARRKISSPLINLEYSNGWDPLAKGQSGYSQEFLESLMFNVEDVERATQCFSELNLLGKGEFSTIYRGILRDGSVVVVKCIAKTSCKPDETEFLKGLKILTSLRHENLVRLRGFCCSKSRGECFLVYDFIPNGSLLRCLDDAKVLEWSTRVSIIHGIAKGIAYLHGKKGSKGGLLHQNLSADTVLLDARYNAVLAYSGLHKLLADDVVFSTLKASAAMGYLSPEYTKTGRLTEKSDVYAFGVIVFQLLSGKRDITQLSRQAVQVDDKLEGKFSESEAAKLWGVALLCTHESPHLRPYMEDVIQELCD comes from the exons ATGTCAATTCTCTCTCTGGTGATATCCCTCGTCAGATTGCCAACCTCTCTAATCTTCAAGGCAG TTTTGCAGATTAGCTATAACGAGTTCAGTGGCGGTGTACCTTCTGAACTAGAGAAGTTGAAGAAGCTTAGCGTTCTTTCACTGCAATATAATCAATTATACGGCGCAATTCCAGCAAGTTTGGGTGAATTGGACTCACTAACACGATTAGATCTGAGCTTCAACCAATTTTTCGGTCCAATCCCAGTGAGTTTGGGTTATGCACCCAAACTGCAGATTCTAGATGTTCGAAACAATTCTCTCTCGGGGAATATCCCTAAAg CACTAGAAAGACTTAAAGATGGATTCCAGTACATGAACAATCCTGGTTTATGTGGAACCGGATTCGCTGATTTATCTCCTTGTAGAGCAGTAATCAGTTCAGACCCGGTCAGACCGGAACCATATGAGCCTGGTAATCTTTCTTCAGAAGTTCTTCCAACGACGGTTCAACCAAAAGATATAAAGCCATCAAAACCATCGAATATCGGTTTGGTTTTCGCGGTAATTGCAGTTACTTTTGCTTCAACCATCTTTGGCCTGTTTATAGTGCTATGGTATCGGCATCAGAAATTGAAAATTGGAAGCACTGCTAACACTACTAACAAGATGAAGGAAGCACGCAGGAAAATTTCATCTCCTCTGATAAATTTGGAGTACTCCAATGGATGGGATCCCTTAGCCAAAGGTCAAAGTGGTTATTCCCAGGAATTCCTAGAGAGCTTAATGTTCAATGTTGAAGATGTGGAACGCGCAACACAGTGTTTCTCAGAGCTAAATTTGTTGGGGAAGGGTGAGTTTTCTACTATATACAGGGGAATATTGAGAGATGGATCCGTTGTGGTGGTAAAGTGCATTGCGAAAACAAGCTGCAAGCCTGATGAAACAGAGTTCTTGAAAGGGTTGAAGATATTGACTTCACTGAGGCATGAAAATCTGGTTCGGTTGAGAGGCTTTTGCTGTTCCAAGAGCCGTGGGGAGTGTTTTCTGGTCTATGATTTTATCCCGAATGGGAGTTTGTTACGGTGCCTTGACGATGCTAAAGTTCTTGAATGGTCCACAAGAGTATCCATCATCCATGGCATTGCTAAAG GTATTGCTTATCTGCATGGAAAAAAGGGAAGCAAAGGCGGTCTACTTCACCAGAATTTATCAGCCGATACAGTGCTTCTAGATGCCCGGTACAATGCGGTTCTTGCATATTCGGGATTGCACAAGCTTCTGGCAGACGACGTCGTCTTCTCCACCCTCAAAGCTAGTGCAGCCATGGGATATCTGTCTCCGGAATACACGAAAACAGGTCGTCTAACCGAGAAGAGTGATGTGTATGCATTTGGAGTGATTGTTTTCCAGCTTCTTAGTGGTAAACGTGACATCACTCAGTTAAGTCGCCAGGCGGTACAAGTTGATGACAAACTTGAAGGGAAGTTCTCGGAATCAGAGGCCGCGAAACTCTGGGGAGTTGCTCTGCTTTGCACCCACGAATCTCCTCATCTCCGACCATATATGGAAGATGTGATTCAAGAACTCTGCGACTAA
- the LOC112697359 gene encoding uncharacterized protein isoform X1, translating to MSLLLQVFLLLICASPSLPAKTTELEALMTIKQSLDPQNRVLTSWTPHSDPCSSFPGHFEGVACNQQGLVVNISLQGKGLSGSIPAAISSLKSLTGLYLHFNSLTGILPKEISSLTHLTDLYLNVNSLSGDIPRQIANLSNLQVLQISYNEFSGGVPSELEKLKKLSVLSLQYNQLYGAIPASLGELDSLTRLDLSFNQFFGPIPVSLGYAPKLQILDVRNNSLSGNIPKALERLKDGFQYMNNPGLCGTGFADLSPCRAVISSDPVRPEPYEPGNLSSEVLPTTVQPKDIKPSKPSNIGLVFAVIAVTFASTIFGLFIVLWYRHQKLKIGSTANTTNKMKEARRKISSPLINLEYSNGWDPLAKGQSGYSQEFLESLMFNVEDVERATQCFSELNLLGKGEFSTIYRGILRDGSVVVVKCIAKTSCKPDETEFLKGLKILTSLRHENLVRLRGFCCSKSRGECFLVYDFIPNGSLLRCLDDAKVLEWSTRVSIIHGIAKGIAYLHGKKGSKGGLLHQNLSADTVLLDARYNAVLAYSGLHKLLADDVVFSTLKASAAMGYLSPEYTKTGRLTEKSDVYAFGVIVFQLLSGKRDITQLSRQAVQVDDKLEGKFSESEAAKLWGVALLCTHESPHLRPYMEDVIQELCD from the exons ATGTCTCTGCTTCTCCAAGTGTTCCTCCTCCTGATATGTGCTTCGCCATCTCTCCCCGCCAAGACCACAGAGCTTGAAGCTCTCATGACCATCAAACAATCTCTTGACCCACAAAACCGTGTGCTGACTTCGTGGACCCCACACTCCGACCCATGTAGCAGTTTCCCTGGTCATTTTGAGGGCGTGGCTTGCAACCAACAAGGTCTTGTAGTGAATATCTCACTGCAAGGAAAGGGTCTCTCTGGAAGCATACCTGCCGCCATTTCTAGTCTTAAGAGCTTGACTGGTCTCTATCTTCACTTCAACTCTCTCACTGGAATTTTACCCAAGGAGATTTCCTCCTTGACTCACCTCACTGACTTGTATCTCAATGTCAATTCTCTCTCTGGTGATATCCCTCGTCAGATTGCCAACCTCTCTAATCTTCAAG TTTTGCAGATTAGCTATAACGAGTTCAGTGGCGGTGTACCTTCTGAACTAGAGAAGTTGAAGAAGCTTAGCGTTCTTTCACTGCAATATAATCAATTATACGGCGCAATTCCAGCAAGTTTGGGTGAATTGGACTCACTAACACGATTAGATCTGAGCTTCAACCAATTTTTCGGTCCAATCCCAGTGAGTTTGGGTTATGCACCCAAACTGCAGATTCTAGATGTTCGAAACAATTCTCTCTCGGGGAATATCCCTAAAg CACTAGAAAGACTTAAAGATGGATTCCAGTACATGAACAATCCTGGTTTATGTGGAACCGGATTCGCTGATTTATCTCCTTGTAGAGCAGTAATCAGTTCAGACCCGGTCAGACCGGAACCATATGAGCCTGGTAATCTTTCTTCAGAAGTTCTTCCAACGACGGTTCAACCAAAAGATATAAAGCCATCAAAACCATCGAATATCGGTTTGGTTTTCGCGGTAATTGCAGTTACTTTTGCTTCAACCATCTTTGGCCTGTTTATAGTGCTATGGTATCGGCATCAGAAATTGAAAATTGGAAGCACTGCTAACACTACTAACAAGATGAAGGAAGCACGCAGGAAAATTTCATCTCCTCTGATAAATTTGGAGTACTCCAATGGATGGGATCCCTTAGCCAAAGGTCAAAGTGGTTATTCCCAGGAATTCCTAGAGAGCTTAATGTTCAATGTTGAAGATGTGGAACGCGCAACACAGTGTTTCTCAGAGCTAAATTTGTTGGGGAAGGGTGAGTTTTCTACTATATACAGGGGAATATTGAGAGATGGATCCGTTGTGGTGGTAAAGTGCATTGCGAAAACAAGCTGCAAGCCTGATGAAACAGAGTTCTTGAAAGGGTTGAAGATATTGACTTCACTGAGGCATGAAAATCTGGTTCGGTTGAGAGGCTTTTGCTGTTCCAAGAGCCGTGGGGAGTGTTTTCTGGTCTATGATTTTATCCCGAATGGGAGTTTGTTACGGTGCCTTGACGATGCTAAAGTTCTTGAATGGTCCACAAGAGTATCCATCATCCATGGCATTGCTAAAG GTATTGCTTATCTGCATGGAAAAAAGGGAAGCAAAGGCGGTCTACTTCACCAGAATTTATCAGCCGATACAGTGCTTCTAGATGCCCGGTACAATGCGGTTCTTGCATATTCGGGATTGCACAAGCTTCTGGCAGACGACGTCGTCTTCTCCACCCTCAAAGCTAGTGCAGCCATGGGATATCTGTCTCCGGAATACACGAAAACAGGTCGTCTAACCGAGAAGAGTGATGTGTATGCATTTGGAGTGATTGTTTTCCAGCTTCTTAGTGGTAAACGTGACATCACTCAGTTAAGTCGCCAGGCGGTACAAGTTGATGACAAACTTGAAGGGAAGTTCTCGGAATCAGAGGCCGCGAAACTCTGGGGAGTTGCTCTGCTTTGCACCCACGAATCTCCTCATCTCCGACCATATATGGAAGATGTGATTCAAGAACTCTGCGACTAA
- the LOC112697360 gene encoding uncharacterized protein, which yields MESQETSSIGAEALLHMSPGSAVSVAYHPLFGPHDDLIVLELDDKLLPDVLHERVVIRGLPDEDAVLCTQSKTFAMKCVGTSNSVLLIPPANQYVFDQNPQNGANNHKEKVVAPVIKVVPGNMELVEVAPRLDKLKLLLSQNPCRLEEFDSSEVNPETRAGLYNWKDLKNNIQASDEELRSGLQALSAVEINSYWRLVDERYMNMILEMVLRNAVLNDWSLSALNEDEVVSMLVTDGFPAELARHCLHVYGEKVIDGTDTCAWKLDKKRVCIHFAREILRGGKMKLESFMDEWRQRTPDEMQPTFDLVEGEVLTERIGVETWVRGFSVSSLPSTPAERFSILFKERPKWEWKDLQPYIRDLNVPGLTSEGLLLKYTRRTQPSPEIEPIFSAR from the exons ATGGAATCACAAGAGACATCTTCAATAGGAGCAGAAGCACTTCTACATATGTCTCCTGGATCAGCGGTTTCTGTTGCATACCACCCTCTGTTTGGACCGCATGATGATCTGATCGTTCTAGAGCTTGATGATAAACTTCTTCCCGATGTTCTGCATGAAAG GGTGGTAATAAGAGGACTGCCCGATGAAGACGCAGTTCTTTGTACTCAATCCAAAACATTTGCAATGAAGTGCGTTGGAACTTCAAATTCTGTTTTGCTTATACCTCCTGCAAATCAATATGTTTTTGATCAAAATCCACAAAATGGTGCAAATAATCACAAGGAGAAAGTTGTTGCACCTGTGATTAAAGTTGTACCTGGTAATATGGAGCTTGTTGAGGTTGCCCCCAGACTTGACAAACTTAAATTGCTCCTCTCGCAGAACCCTTGCAGGCTTGAAGAGTTTGACAGTTCAGAAGTGAATCCAGAAACTAGAGCAGGGTTATATAACTGGAAGGATCTTAAAAACAATATTCAAGCTAGTGACGAGGAACTAAGATCCGGACTGCAGGCACTATCGGCTGTGGAGATTAATAGCTATTGGAGACTAGTAGACGAGAGATACATGAACATGATTCTGGAAATGGTTTTGAGAAATGCAGTGTTAAACGACTGGTCACTGAGTGCTCTTAATGAAGATGAAGTCGTAAGCATGCTGGTTACCGATGGATTTCCTGCAGAACTTGCAAGGCATTGCTTGCACGTATATGGTGAGAAAGTAATTGACGGCACGGATACCTGTGCATGGAAGTTAGACAAGAAGCGGGTTTGCATTCATTTTGCGAGAGAAATCCTGAGAGGGGGCAAGATGAAGCTGGAGAGTTTTATGGATGAGTGGAGGCAGAGGACTCCAGATGAAATGCAGCCAACTTTTGATCTTGTCGAAGGAGAAGTTTTGACAGAGAGAATTGGAGTCGAGACATGGGTCCGTGGATTCAGCGTCTCTTCGTTGCCATCCACTCCGGCTGAACGATTCTCGATTCTTTTCAAAGAGCGGCCAAAATGGGAATGGAAAGATCTGCAGCCTTATATTAG GGATCTGAATGTGCCAGGTCTTACTTCTGAAGGTTTGCTATTGAAATACACTCGAAGAACACAACCATCACCTGAAATAGAACCAATTTTCAGTGCAAGATAG
- the LOC112697361 gene encoding RING-H2 finger protein ATL52: MGSVSNTNPWVAPNSVLKDCSQGICSMYCPQWCYIMYSPPPPSIVLGDGSDDDDSSSGFQFSPLIVAVIGILASTFILVTYYTVISRFCRNRGRVNDQANHSNDDTVNNNEPSQVAATSGMDEAQIKSITVCKYIKNGGLVEGSDCSVCLSEFQENESLRLLPKCNHAFHLPCIDTWLKSQASCPLCRSNIVFCNNNSNPSHSDSALTQIPHPPPATVSVNSLEYQQRSDDVVAIIVQSSQHQQVVVDFGSQVQENKVNL; encoded by the exons ATGGGTTCTGTGAGTAACACAAATCCATGGGTGGCTCCAAATTCAGTTTTGAAGGACTGTTCCCAAGGGATTTGCAGCATGTATTGTCCTCAATGGTGCTACATCATGTACTCGCCTCCACCACCGTCAATCGTTCTCGGGGACGGTTCAGATGACGATGATTCTTCCTCCGGCTTCCAATTCTCTCCCCTTATAGTCGCAGTGATTGGAATCTTGGCAAGTACTTTCATCTTGGTCACTTACTACACCGTCATCTCAAGGTTCTGCAGGAACAGAGGAAGAGTTAACGATCAAGCAAATCATAGCAATGATGATACTGTTAATAACAATGAACCTTCTCAGGTTGCTGCGACTTCCGGCATGGACGAGGCTCAGATCAAATCGATAACCGTCTGTAAGTACATCAAGAACGGTGGGTTGGTTGAGGGAAGTGACTGTTCCGTTTGTTTATCAGAGTTTCAAGAGAATGAGAGTTTGAGATTGTTGCCCAAATGTAACCACGCTTTTCATCTTCCTTGTATTGATACTTGGCTTAAATCACAAGCTAGTTGTCCCTTGTGCCGCTCCAATATTGTTTTCTGTAATAATAACTCCAATCCCAGTCACTCTGACTCGGCATTGACACAGATTCCACATCCACCACCGGCAACTGTCAGTGTCAATTCCTTGGAATATCAGCAGAGGAGTGATGATGTTGTTGCAATAATTGTTCAGAGTTCACAGCATCAGCAAGTTGTGGTTGATTTTGGTAGTCAAGTCCAG GAGAACAAAGTAAATCTGTAA